The following nucleotide sequence is from Vanessa cardui chromosome 19, ilVanCard2.1, whole genome shotgun sequence.
gcgTTATTTATTGCAATTGTTGGCAACGATACAAAcaactcattatatattttgctaaattacattaattatcattttttaaacaaaaactacCAACAGATCGTAGCTTATAAACTACATACAGCTATAAAAAATATCGCCCTGAATTATTATAACGCAAGAGGGTATACGAAATTATAGGTGATATCTTTCAATGGGGGAATATTGAAGGCCAAGTACTTCAATATTCCCCCATTGAAAGAGGCACCTTCTGAGGCACCTGACTTTTTGAGTATATGCAATGAACACTAGATCTCAGTAGCCTATCCGTTTGTATgacgatttttttatcaaataaaatccaaGCAGTTTTAACACACATCTCTTGCTAATAATAATCAATCGTGtccataaaatacaaaataattggcATCCCTAGCGTTTGCCCAAATAATGTACTTAGGCATGAAATCACTTTGCATATAAACGCGTGTCAGATTAGACCTAACAATGCGATTAATTGTTACgatatacatatgcatatattatacaggggttcaaagaaaacataaaaaattaaaaaaaataataataattactatatttttattttttgtacaataacACACTGCCACATGAAAGTGGTCATCACCGCTCATAAGCGTTGACGGTGTTAGGAATATTAACTactttataaagatatatgtcatacaaattatgatatacTAGTACATTAACtatgaagtaattaaaaaaaaaataacagcatGTAAACTTTTTCTACGTGATTTGGCACTCTTGCATATTTCcagtaaaaaaattatcttatgTCATTCGGTCATTGAACTTAGTCAAAACAAAACACGTCGTTACAAAGATGGAAGAACTAATAAATCTACTTATGTATGCATATTAAGAAGGTATTCGTATTTGCAACATGAAAAACATCGACAAACGCAGCCGTATAATTACAGGCTTTACTGAACCGAATAATTGTTTACATGTTAACGGAACGATATatcatacaaacatatgtatatttaaaaaataaaatactgaacTTAAGCATCAACCTGTatctatatgatttttttttatgttatcatcaaatatatttactattgaaCCAAAAACGAATCACGCGATTACAAACAACagtgaatataaatatacaaattaatcaatcaatcgcAATGTGTATTTCGATTTAACCAACTGTGGTCAAAATGACTAAGGCCTTGTGTTTTGCGCTCTTGTTCGTGTATTGTTCGTGTAGCAAATCAAAAAATGACTTGAGGATACCTAGTGGTAATTCTTTgtgatcattaataataattgttatattttttttatgtcgtcgtatatataaaaaaaaaaacaatcaatacaGACACTTTCCGAATAATAATTAGGCTGAAAAGTGTAACACTTTCGTCATCACGACTCTTTGTATGTCTGTATAGACACAATCACATACATAGTGTGTGTATACACAGTGTAAATACTCACAAGCGTGTTTATATGTATTGGTTAAagtgatttaataattatttaataagattcGTTCGTCCTTCCTGAAATACTTTCTAAGAAAATTGCTATTATTAAGCCTAATTAAAGTTCTctcattaaaacattaattattattaatagcacATATTGGaacttctttaattatttaataatattgtgttcaattttaataagaacCTAAgtgatgcatttttttattcgctGACTATAAATACGGttgaattttatagattttctaAAAGGATAATTTGTGTGGTTATGTATAacagttttatttctttgtagTTGCTGATCTTAATAATTCAGATGGATCTGTAGGAAACATCGGTAAGTACTTTAAGTATTAATTGATAcaatttaaagattaaatttttttttatagtcaacGTACCCAAAATTGGTGAGAACCTATTtcaattctaattaaaaaaaaaacgatataaaaagGCTAGGGATATTTCCTTGTCTGTATcactgataatatttatgtatagtttGATAACAACCGTTAATCTTGAGGAACTGAAGGTAGACTGTATGCAATGTCCATACCTGCGTAAGTAGTCCGCAGACATTACTAACTCGACTATTAGCGACCTAGCATAATTTTTCTATTGAACCTAAAAATGatattgttttcaaccgacttcaaaaaggaggagtttatcaattcgtctgtatttttttttatgtttgttaccgcataacttttcactgggtggcccgattttgataatttttttttatgtagctTTGTTTCCTCGATAACTAATAACAAtagtctatttattttatatataatttaatattttttcataacataacacgtaaaatttaatttataatatatttcattatgaaCAGCTCTAAAAGTCTTTGTATTTTCTGATAAGAATATACTGATTCACAAAATTTTAGGTTGTATCGTCACATGCCGTTGCCTATTTcggtgataaaaaaaaactatgacaATGTAttcgtttatgttttttttaaggtGGAGGCTCAATCGGTAATATTGCTAACATCGCACAAGCTAGTAAGTATATTTTGTCGGTTTTATTTGatagtatataatttactaagccgatataaaaatatatttaaaggatttaacatatcataataaatacaatattctaTATGGTATCCATACTCAGAAAGATcttacgaaataatatttttcccaGACTAGCCCAATGGTGATATGTGTACCGataattgtgggttcaaatcctgtATAGGCTGAATTTTTATCTGTTTATGTATCACCTTGTGATTTTGAAGGAAAATCTCGTGAATATGCTTGAATGTGTTGctgaaaatatatcatttgtGAATCCCGCATCGGAGTAGTGTGTGGGAATATGTTTCTATTTAGAAAGGGGAGGCTATAGTCCAGCAATGAGTGAAGTAaagaagatatattttattttagaagatacattttataatattttttcagataTCGGACCATTGGGTGGTATAGGAAATCTCGGCAACAATGCTCTTGgatgtaagttttatttattaaatatttttaatggcatTTTGAAACTCATCTGTCAAAAATCAGATGAGCGACAgtttttttgcaaaaaaaaaaatacattatcgtttttaaaaagattcatgacatgattaaaatttttgttcaaacagaaaataaaaaaatacatttttctgaACGCAAATTATGTTCTTGTGTAAataaagatttgtttttttcaatttttataacgttaaacaattttcaaatctatttttattgccaatattattttaaagtacacAACTTCAGAAGAAATTTTGTGCAACTGTAATTATCGCCTAGCAAGcctattttacttaaataatcgATTGACAATAATTTGGCTCTAATAACATTGTAATTTGAACTTTATTCCAAATTAATACGTGGCCTTTTGGCCTAAAGATGGCAACTGGTAAAAACACTGGAGGTAGGAGGGGTAGTAAATTACGACGCGAAGACTAATGAGACTACGACTGGTATCACATATAGGGCGTTTGTAGTTTGACAAAGTAAcatctgattttttttagttttcggATTGAATCTTAAAGACAATTTAGTCTGTCTAGTTCGGTCGGTCATCTTCGTAAATACGATTTTAGCcgttgcaaaatatattttctaaagtcTTGTACAACACGAGTCTTACATTTATACATAGTATCCATGATTCTGATACTtacactttcatatttatttaataacagaaATATTACAAGGtcattttattactttgtgtaaattataattatggtcTTCCACAGATATCAGTTCGCTGGGATCCTTAGCGAACCTCGGCGGTATGAAcagtaagtttaattattatttatattaaaaaaggtgTTAATAACACTggcgaaattattaataaatgattatcgtagcactttatttttatgagataTTCCGTCATtgacttgaaaaatatttttttgatatgtaACTGTTATACCTAatactattcaaaattaatacagTTACTgtgtttaattcatatttgtatatatttaagcacttaatgttaaattcttatattaaattcaatgaagattaaattaaatttaaaaaaattattaaattaaattatttaacgtaGAATTGATTtaagttttgtaattaataatcatttaaacaaataaagtcAAAAACAAAACCTAGTAACGTTTTTTTGATAAACGTTCACCTCAAATGTTGCATAAAGAATATCTGTTTTTCAGATGGCGGTCAGGGAAACAACGGTAGTATgtattcgtttatttataattttgtcaaGAACGAATGTCTGTGTGAATGTGAACGCATGAATGAAAGATTGATAAATGGGGAACTCTATCCAATGATTGacttaaaatggattttaataataatattttttcacagaTCTTGGTTCTATTGGAAACATTGCCAACGTTGCCCAGAGCAGTaagtagtatatgtatatttaaataatactttaacttACACTCTTCCGGCAGAAATCATTTATGTCTATAAGAGATTATAGTTTTCTCTGAAGCTTTCTCTTTCTCTAACAGATAAGAGTTTTCAACTAAGTTCTCTCTAAGttctttcaaaattttttttcgtaatattaCAATACGATTAGTAAACGAtcgaatgaatttaaaacaaaaattaaacacatgagcAATGACACTTACCTAgataggtattaaaaaaaagtaatatatttaataaaaaaatatgaaaaaaatatatattatttaaaagccgATATAGCCGATAACCTGGAATCAATGTATTTTAACTGATGATCACGAGTTCTAAGCCaaacaagcatttttgaatttccatgtgtttaatttgtgttaaggaaaacaccgtgagccTGGTCtcatctaatttcaatgaaatttatcTACAAAGTGTAATCGCCAATACGCATTGGAGAAGCCTCGTAGAACTAGCTCTAAAccttgtcaaaataataatacgttatCAGTATCATCTTTTCTATACATAACCTTTGTTTTGCAGATCTCGGATCTACCTCTATTGGTAATATCGCCACGGTTGTTCAAGCAAGTAAGTCGTCGTATGCTTTGGATATTGTTTTTGAACTCACTATGTTAAGAACATGTACATAacacatttaattttgaaacgGTTTTATTGAGGACTTGAATTTCACAAATCTATATATTCCTAAAATAATTCATCATTAAATTAACATCGTCATcgatattttaactaaaaatattgacacatttcataaaacattaatttttttttaaataatttgattcatTCGTAAATTATTGTGGCTGCAGATGTAGACACGAGTGGTTCTGACGGTAACTCGAACTCGGGAGACAACAACagtaacaacaataataataacaatagcaacaataacaataacaatagcaacaacaacaataataataataacaacaacgaACAAAATGGTAAGTACGAGtaattatttgattatgatTGGTTTAACTAAGCAAGAactagattttattattgttttaaatttttggtattggtttaattttagtttatcaaCAAAAGATAAGCTAAAAAGAGATGTGAGAAAGTAAAGATATCATGATTTCTTAGAATAATTACACATAATACTTTACGTTAAATGACatcataaattaacaaaacattatcAGTTTCTTGAacgtaattaaaagtaaaaaaaggttaatttttaagttaatgtaGACGGCGtaacttttttgtatttttaaaaaaaaacttaaagttGTAAAACACAagctcaatatttattactgccACCTTTTCCAAAAACTAAGCTGTCAAGTgcaataagttatatttaaatcggTAGCTAACTTACAGATattatacgatatttttttctttattattaattaggttATATTATTACAGGTAATGGATCCCAGGGCAATGTAGGCAACGTAGCTAACGTTGCTCAAAGTAGtaagtatatcatattttattttattttattatcagatttgatttgatatactagtattatgaatgtgaaagtaactctgtcagtccATCTGACTCTCTTTCACGATCACCAATGAAcaaaatttgatgtaatttgctGTGAAGCATActggaactccaagaaagggcaagagctatttttgcctgacatataATAATCAAcccccctaaaacgcgagcgtgGCACAAGGAatacaacatcttagtttccaagttcGGTGACGTATTGGTGACGatacgaaataataatttttcataacaataCTATAAGTAAGCAGTTgcttttaagatatattataaagtaaggTCCTTTTAATTGATATTCTTAAACTTTAGTGAGTTTTCGAGCCGTTGGTTTTACATCTGATCTTTCGGTCGTAACCGATTACCAGGCCGTTGGATAATGAGAGACAGATAATACGGAAGCAAATTATGTCGCGTTATGTGCACTTGTGCGTTAAAATATCTGCTGGATTATTGACTAGTATATAAAATTTCTCTTTAATGCCGATATGCAGCCAAAAGagcattgttatatattatttttgttttttacagaTGCTCAAGGACAGGGATTACTTGGTAACATTGCTACCGTGGTTCAAGCTAgtgagttaataaatattttttaataaatcgaaaTATCCTTTTAACCGTCTACTATGTGGCTTGTATACAAGCAAGtattgcatttttataataCCCTTCCGATTCACGGGGAtaaaggaaagcatcgtgagaaaacctacacATATAAGATGAAATCATGCCTAAAACTTTCTAAGGAAGACTACATATTGCCAAAAGTGATAcattttacaggctgtcacttaaGAACTGTATGTTTTTGGACAGAATTAATTGGGCGTATCGTTTTGGatcaataaagtaattaatgaatTCTAGTAATATTATCAGTATCGAATACAAATAAAGCGATTTTGTTTCAGACGTCAATACCGGTCAGTCAAATTCAAACTCGAACTCAAACTCAATCGGTAACGTTGGAAACATCGCTCAAAgcagtaagtattattttagtcAAAATTTGTATCAAATTTATACGTACAACTTAAACGAGACTAAAGCCACCGGATGCGCTTGGTGGATGATGATGAAGATTAATAATCTTCCATGTATTGATTATCGtcataatttacttggtggtagggctttatgcaagccagtcagggtaggtaccacccactcatcagtttaatatttcttacagcgtcattgtctatgggcgatggcgaccacttaccatcaggtgacccatatgctcgtccgtcaacctataccataaaaaaaaattaattgaaacgtTTTTGTATCAGATGTTGGAGGATCACAAGGACAAGGCCTTCTGGGTAGCATTGGTAACATTGCCAACGTCGGACAAAGCAGtaagtaatgtttattattacgaTATCTCTTGATTGCGATTGTAACCAAATTTATACGActgagccgagatagcccagtcattagaacgcgtgcatcttaacctatgattgcgagttcaaacccaagcaaaaccactgaatattcttgtgcttaattgtttataattcatctcgtgatgggcggtgaaggaaaacatcgtgaggaaacctgcacgtgtctaatttcatacaaattatgCCACATATGTTTtacaccaacgcgcattggaacagtgcgATTTAATATGTTCTAAAAAACTTCTCCCAAAAAGGgagaaaaggccttagcccagcagtgggaaatttacagactgtcgTTGGTGTTGTTTATACGAcacattaatatgtataaaactgAGAAGACTCGTAAAATTAATAGAGACTAAAACCACTGGATTCCGTTCGGTGGATAATGCTTCTGTTCTTCTTTTAAACATAAGATAGAAGATAAGTAATCTTCTTAGTTGATCATCGTCATCATTTCAATCGTTTTTTTCTCAGATGTCGGAGGATCACAGGGACAAGGTCTTCTTGGTAGCATTGGCAACATTGCTAACGTCGGACAAAGcagttagtaatatttattattaccataTCTCTTGATTGTGATTATTACcaaatttatacaatacatgAATATGTATAAAACTGTGAAGACTCGTAGAATTCAATCGAGATTAAAGCCACTGGACTCAGTTCGGTGGATCAATCTTCTATTCTtcttttaaacacaaaatagaAGATTCGTAATCTTCTGTGTATtgatcaattgtttttttattagatgtCGGTGGATCACAAGGACAAGGTCTTATTGGTAGCATTGGTAACATTGCCAACGTCGGACAAAGCAgtgagtaatatttattattaccataTTTTTTGATTGCGAATATTACCAAATGTAAACGATACATTAACATGTATAAAACTGAGAAAACTCTTAGAATTAATCGAGATTAAAGCCACTGGACTCAGTTCGGTGGATCAATCTTCTATTCTTCTCTTAAACACAAGATAGAAGATAAGTAAACTTCTGTGTATTGATCGACGTCATAATATCAATCGTTTTTATTAGATGTCGGAGGATCACAAATACAAGGTCTTCTTGGTAGCATTGGTAACATTGCCAACGTCGGACAAAgcagtaagtaatatttattattactttatttctttatataagttatgctgcctcatgtgcattctcccaacccacattggaacagcgcggtgtaatatgttccaaatcttctcctcaaaggtagaggaggccttagcctggcagtgggaaatttacaggctgttattgttgttgttgatataattttaatcgttttttattagATGCCGGAGGATCACAAGGACAAGGCCTTCTGGGTAGCATTGGTAACATTGCCAACGTCGGACAAAGCAGTaagtaatacttattattaccaTATTTCTTgacataaattatgaataatattttattgacacaCAAATGTCTATCTGCAGATATTAATGGACAACAAGGCTTGGGTATCGGCAACATCGCTAACGTCGGACAAAGTAGtgagtatttgattattatagtcaTAATCTAGATCCTTGGTACAAAGCaatgaatgataataatattagacATTTCTGCCCAGAAACTCTCAGTGTATTAATTCGCCTCGGAAGGCATTTAAAGTTGGTACTGGTCGGAACTCTCTTCAGTAACGTCGAATAgctgaaatacaaaataagcaGATAcgagtaattaattatactgtATTTCGAAGGAATAAagagtttattaaaatagtttaataggTATATTACACAAGACAATATCTTTCAAATATGATACCATTTATAGGAACTATTAGTAGCGTTTGAAAAGCGTTTACTTTTTGtgataatatactttattaaaatgaacCTTATTATGAgtctatgaatattatttaaaatgaatttaatgtttttattgaaaaattacaGACATTGGTGGACTTCTGGGTCCTTCTGGTAATATCGGTAACGTTGCTAACATCGGGCAGAGCAGTAAGtacatagttaatattttgttcaaatatttCTAAACTTATTCAAGTATTAAAACTTTCATCTATCTTTTTTATAGATCTTGCAGCCATTCTTAACTATTTGTACGGCAATGGTCAGAACTGTAAGTacaagaatatatgtatatatgttccaaatttaaatcctttttttttaaattaaatatgatttgagTTGTGTTTTATACAAGATTATTCTTGCAGATTATTCATACGGTAGAGGATACAATAACTACGAcaacaacaattattataataataaaaataattacaacaacaataacaactacaacaacagaTTTAATTACGACAAcaacatgtattataataacaacaataattacaataacaacaataattatggtaagatttattttgtaactctGTTTAAGTACCCTAACATAATCTATCAACTTCATTCACTCCCTCgcgaaataattttcaaataaatttctttaaatttattatatcgtaggcatttaaatatagtttccAATATTAAGAAAAGTGTTTTTTCTTTAAGGCGAGGATAGAAACATCGAACGGCCTTGTCAAGTCTTCGACACTTACTGTATCAGAAAGTACTTTGCGGAGAACTCCAAGTGCAAGGAGTCCCAAGGCCCAGTACCAGACCCAATGTACAGAACCCAGTCCACGTCGTTCCTTCCAAGAGTTAATATAACGATGACATCCCATGATGCTTTATACAGTGGACTTAATGGCAGAATTGAGGAGTTCtagtaagtttaattattattatactttaaattttaattggggGTAGGTTTTTGTACAAAACTGCCTAGGgaagtacaaataaaataaaataaggtactctcatatcaaatattctaccacaaaacaGCATATCTTATTGTTGCATtgaatttgaagggtgagtgaaccaatgCAACTAAAAGGTACGGTTgacataatatttgtttttggttgaaggtgcattgacgatgaaaggaaatGTTTTTTACAGTGGAAGTGACTTATCATCAGTGAAGGTCGTggtaacaatttttttgaaaatcggTGAACGCACACTTATTGTCACTCGAAGTaaacagaaaatatatattcgtatatgCCAGTGACCTGCTCTAGATTTTGAGGTTTAATTGATTACacagaaaaaaatagtatatatcaatttattgcTATCTACTCAGGTACAATGTAGCTTTTAGCTGGTGAAAAAGTTTCCGAACTGATACTTAAAATCCGGAGATTATCGCTACATATAAACGGACTTGAcctctttgtaatattagcgaagataattaataaaatactatacagttatttatatacaactatTTTTTTCTGAGTGTTTTGAAACCACTAATATGAAAAACATCAAATTTTTTTTCAGCATCAACAAAGAAACTGATAAATTGGTCCTGGCCATCGAATTCCGTAACTTAACTTTCTACTCGAAAGACACTTACTTCCGGTTCCATCGTCGCGGAAGAGAACCCATTGTCAACGTGGACTATCTCTACGttaattacagtaattatttttcttttcttttaacaCAAAGATAGTTTTTAATCTTACATGCCtgtatatattttgtctttGACAACAAGTGTAGAAAAAGGAGCACATCGGCTTATGATAGGAATAATTATGATAGTTACCTTTTATTAATCCATCTGTCTAttcaacacaatttttttttatctccaTAGAacctttttcaaaatatttttaacagatatatacttgtgtatataaaatgtcGTGTATTCAGAAATGAAGAGCCTTGAGAAAACTGCATTTTTTGGGCAGATTTCTGCCAGTTGTTTACAAGTttaaactattttcattatttaacgttatttttatcattaattatgatagtaagttttaaataatatatatatattttcttggtTAACAATGCAACTACCATAGCGTAGTCAGGTAGCAATCTTTTATTTGTTGATATGGTGGTGTGCTTATTAATGCAAATTCCGAAGTTCTTACACCTTAGAAGACAATAATGACGGTTATTGGTAATTTTCATCTAAGTATTTTCATTAACAGCCTGTGATTAGCCACTACCCAAGCAAGTAGGGCTAATCTTTTGCGTGAGCACTATGGTTAGTATTGTAACTCTGCAGGAGATAGAAAGCTACCGTGACGGAAATCAGTCTCTAAGGCTTCTTTATCACCGGTTTTTTTTCCAGAATCCGTGGTGTCTACCATCGTTATTCCTAACAGGAAAGACCTTCAGCTACAGAAGAGCGAAACCGTGTCATACGTCAACGAAGTCCCATCGTTTAGCATTGGAAGGAACGCTTTCGATCACCCAGGTAAACTCGACATTTTATACACTATGATTGAAAGTGTAGATAACaatttgtgtaattattatactgtttcataaaataataagtgaaAATATTTAG
It contains:
- the LOC124537934 gene encoding GATA zinc finger domain-containing protein 15-like isoform X7, with the protein product MTKALCFALLFVYCSCSKSKNDLRIPSVADLNNSDGSVGNIGGGSIGNIANIAQANIGPLGGIGNLGNNALGYISSLGSLANLGGMNNGGQGNNGNLGSIGNIANVAQSNLGSTSIGNIATVVQANVDTSGSDGNSNSGDNNSNNNNNNNSNNNNNNSNNNNNNNNNNEQNGNGSQGNVGNVANVAQSNAQGQGLLGNIATVVQANVNTGQSNSNSNSNSIGNVGNIAQSNVGGSQGQGLLGSIGNIANVGQSNVGGSQGQGLLGSIGNIANVGQSNINGQQGLGIGNIANVGQSNIGGLLGPSGNIGNVANIGQSNLAAILNYLYGNGQNYYSYGRGYNNYDNNNYYNNKNNYNNNNNYNNRFNYDNNMYYNNNNNYNNNNNYGEDRNIERPCQVFDTYCIRKYFAENSKCKESQGPVPDPMYRTQSTSFLPRVNITMTSHDALYSGLNGRIEEFYINKETDKLVLAIEFRNLTFYSKDTYFRFHRRGREPIVNVDYLYVNYKSVVSTIVIPNRKDLQLQKSETVSYVNEVPSFSIGRNAFDHPDSTVQLAKAQILTDISTDAQEMELTESAFYASTFIQYSICDFGLKVL
- the LOC124537934 gene encoding probable cyclin-dependent serine/threonine-protein kinase DDB_G0292550 isoform X8, with protein sequence MTKALCFALLFVYCSCSKSKNDLRIPSVADLNNSDGSVGNIGGGSIGNIANIAQANIGPLGGIGNLGNNALGYISSLGSLANLGGMNNGGQGNNGNLGSIGNIANVAQSNLGSTSIGNIATVVQANVDTSGSDGNSNSGDNNSNNNNNNNSNNNNNNSNNNNNNNNNNEQNGNGSQGNVGNVANVAQSNAQGQGLLGNIATVVQANVNTGQSNSNSNSNSIGNVGNIAQSNVGGSQGQGLLGSIGNIANVGQSNVGGSQIQGLLGSIGNIANVGQSNINGQQGLGIGNIANVGQSNIGGLLGPSGNIGNVANIGQSNLAAILNYLYGNGQNYYSYGRGYNNYDNNNYYNNKNNYNNNNNYNNRFNYDNNMYYNNNNNYNNNNNYGEDRNIERPCQVFDTYCIRKYFAENSKCKESQGPVPDPMYRTQSTSFLPRVNITMTSHDALYSGLNGRIEEFYINKETDKLVLAIEFRNLTFYSKDTYFRFHRRGREPIVNVDYLYVNYKSVVSTIVIPNRKDLQLQKSETVSYVNEVPSFSIGRNAFDHPDSTVQLAKAQILTDISTDAQEMELTESAFYASTFIQYSICDFGLKVL
- the LOC124537934 gene encoding probable cyclin-dependent serine/threonine-protein kinase DDB_G0292550 isoform X9 encodes the protein MTKALCFALLFVYCSCSKSKNDLRIPSVADLNNSDGSVGNIGGGSIGNIANIAQANIGPLGGIGNLGNNALGYISSLGSLANLGGMNNGGQGNNGNLGSIGNIANVAQSNLGSTSIGNIATVVQANVDTSGSDGNSNSGDNNSNNNNNNNSNNNNNNSNNNNNNNNNNEQNGNGSQGNVGNVANVAQSNAQGQGLLGNIATVVQANVNTGQSNSNSNSNSIGNVGNIAQSNVGGSQGQGLLGSIGNIANVGQSNINGQQGLGIGNIANVGQSNIGGLLGPSGNIGNVANIGQSNLAAILNYLYGNGQNYYSYGRGYNNYDNNNYYNNKNNYNNNNNYNNRFNYDNNMYYNNNNNYNNNNNYGEDRNIERPCQVFDTYCIRKYFAENSKCKESQGPVPDPMYRTQSTSFLPRVNITMTSHDALYSGLNGRIEEFYINKETDKLVLAIEFRNLTFYSKDTYFRFHRRGREPIVNVDYLYVNYKSVVSTIVIPNRKDLQLQKSETVSYVNEVPSFSIGRNAFDHPDSTVQLAKAQILTDISTDAQEMELTESAFYASTFIQYSICDFGLKVL
- the LOC124537934 gene encoding probable cyclin-dependent serine/threonine-protein kinase DDB_G0292550 isoform X5 codes for the protein MTKALCFALLFVYCSCSKSKNDLRIPSVADLNNSDGSVGNIGGGSIGNIANIAQANIGPLGGIGNLGNNALGYISSLGSLANLGGMNNGGQGNNGNLGSIGNIANVAQSNLGSTSIGNIATVVQANVDTSGSDGNSNSGDNNSNNNNNNNSNNNNNNSNNNNNNNNNNEQNGNGSQGNVGNVANVAQSNAQGQGLLGNIATVVQANVNTGQSNSNSNSNSIGNVGNIAQSNVGGSQGQGLLGSIGNIANVGQSNVGGSQIQGLLGSIGNIANVGQSNAGGSQGQGLLGSIGNIANVGQSNINGQQGLGIGNIANVGQSNIGGLLGPSGNIGNVANIGQSNLAAILNYLYGNGQNYYSYGRGYNNYDNNNYYNNKNNYNNNNNYNNRFNYDNNMYYNNNNNYNNNNNYGEDRNIERPCQVFDTYCIRKYFAENSKCKESQGPVPDPMYRTQSTSFLPRVNITMTSHDALYSGLNGRIEEFYINKETDKLVLAIEFRNLTFYSKDTYFRFHRRGREPIVNVDYLYVNYKSVVSTIVIPNRKDLQLQKSETVSYVNEVPSFSIGRNAFDHPDSTVQLAKAQILTDISTDAQEMELTESAFYASTFIQYSICDFGLKVL